The Nitrospinaceae bacterium genome has a segment encoding these proteins:
- a CDS encoding ParA family protein yields the protein MSEEAAPTHPSTSRVPVENDSGCRVIAVVNQKGGVGKTTTSVNLSACLAVADKQTLLVDLDPQSNATSAFGISTDDSILYRALVLGETITTEQLQDTEIKRLKVIPSTVDLVGAELELADVPERTNRLKVALEPHKKDFRFIFVDCPPSLSLLTLNALRAADEILIPIQAEYFALEGLARLIKTVERVRGSIHPNLEMGGIVLTMYDARTNLSRQVGEDLRTHMKDLVYRVAIPRSIRLAEAPSHGRPIIAYDISSSGAQAYLAMASEFLSRAAMRGQT from the coding sequence ATGTCTGAAGAGGCGGCACCTACCCACCCTTCTACTTCCAGAGTCCCCGTCGAAAACGATTCGGGGTGTCGTGTAATTGCGGTTGTTAATCAAAAGGGGGGCGTGGGGAAGACTACTACTTCGGTTAATCTTTCTGCATGCCTGGCTGTGGCAGACAAGCAAACATTGTTGGTCGATCTTGATCCCCAGTCAAATGCAACTAGCGCTTTTGGTATTTCAACTGATGATTCCATACTCTATAGAGCCCTGGTTCTTGGTGAGACAATAACCACAGAACAACTACAAGACACTGAAATAAAAAGACTTAAAGTTATACCGTCAACTGTCGATCTGGTTGGCGCCGAGCTTGAGCTCGCGGATGTACCCGAGAGAACCAACAGGTTGAAGGTGGCGCTGGAGCCGCATAAAAAAGATTTTCGTTTTATTTTCGTTGACTGTCCTCCTTCATTAAGTTTGCTCACCCTTAATGCGCTCAGGGCTGCAGATGAAATACTTATTCCTATCCAGGCCGAATATTTTGCTCTTGAGGGTCTTGCTCGATTGATAAAAACGGTCGAGCGAGTTCGGGGCTCCATACATCCCAATCTTGAGATGGGGGGGATCGTTCTAACGATGTATGACGCGCGGACAAATCTTTCGCGCCAGGTAGGCGAGGATTTAAGGACTCACATGAAAGATCTTGTTTACCGTGTGGCTATACCCAGAAGCATTAGATTGGCCGAGGCGCCTAGTCATGGCCGACCAATTATCGCTTATGATATTTCTTCTTCGGGCGCCCAGGCTTATCTCGCCATGGCGAGCGAGTTTTTGTCTCGAGCCGCAATGAGGGGGCAAACGTAA
- a CDS encoding ParB/RepB/Spo0J family partition protein has translation MATAKKRGLGRGLDALLSAEPITPSVQETGPPEPRESDAPEGKQVLSISVESLRPGIHQPRSEFDDEELGELADSVRRHGVLQPILVNSSGGGFEIVAGERRWRAAQLAGLSEVPAIVVDAAEEASLEIAVIENIQRSDLNPMEEAAAYESMMTRLALTQEEVATRVGKERSTVANYVRLLKLPNKVQESVASGTLSMGHARAILALRGQGEMVKFARIAEKSRLSVRQLEGRIRKALAGSTRKGGRYDVSSKEEEPSGPQALFLREMAERMRAALGTKVSIQGDEKKGQVVIEYYSVEILEGILDRLSGRE, from the coding sequence ATGGCGACTGCAAAAAAAAGAGGATTGGGGCGCGGGCTCGATGCCCTGTTGTCGGCCGAGCCAATTACCCCTTCTGTACAGGAGACGGGCCCACCCGAACCTCGAGAATCCGATGCGCCTGAAGGAAAACAGGTGCTGAGCATTTCTGTTGAAAGTCTTCGACCGGGAATTCATCAACCGCGATCAGAATTTGATGACGAGGAATTGGGGGAGTTGGCCGATTCTGTTCGCCGTCATGGCGTGCTTCAGCCGATTTTGGTGAATTCTTCCGGCGGTGGATTTGAAATTGTAGCGGGTGAGCGTCGCTGGCGGGCAGCTCAGCTGGCTGGCCTTTCAGAAGTACCAGCCATTGTGGTGGACGCCGCCGAGGAAGCTTCTCTCGAAATTGCGGTGATAGAAAATATTCAGCGCTCGGATCTGAATCCTATGGAGGAGGCGGCGGCCTACGAAAGCATGATGACTCGCCTTGCCCTTACTCAGGAAGAGGTCGCCACGCGTGTGGGTAAAGAGCGGTCCACGGTTGCTAATTACGTCCGGCTGTTGAAATTACCAAATAAAGTTCAAGAGAGCGTGGCTTCCGGCACTCTTTCCATGGGCCACGCCCGTGCTATTTTGGCCCTGCGCGGCCAAGGCGAAATGGTAAAATTTGCCCGCATCGCAGAAAAATCTCGTCTTTCGGTGCGCCAGCTTGAAGGACGTATACGAAAGGCGCTTGCAGGGTCGACACGCAAAGGTGGAAGATATGATGTATCCTCTAAAGAGGAAGAGCCTTCAGGACCGCAGGCATTATTTCTTCGGGAAATGGCTGAGCGCATGCGAGCCGCTCTTGGCACAAAAGTCTCGATTCAGGGTGATGAGAAAAAAGGGCAAGTTGTAATAGAGTATTACTCGGTCGAGATACTCGAGGGAATATTAGATAGGCTTTCAGGACGAGAATAA
- a CDS encoding polymer-forming cytoskeletal protein: MARNDKNYEKSIRAFLGEGTEFKGVISFEGTVRVDGVLEGEVITEDTFIIGAAAKISANIQAGVVIVMGEVEGRIEAKEKCEIRIGSHVKGEVFTPSIYIEEGAVFEGECHMTGEESQVEGRLASATEPS, encoded by the coding sequence ATGGCCCGGAACGATAAAAATTACGAGAAGAGTATCCGAGCGTTTTTGGGAGAAGGCACTGAATTTAAGGGCGTGATCTCGTTTGAGGGGACCGTACGGGTTGATGGCGTCCTGGAGGGCGAGGTAATCACCGAGGATACTTTCATAATCGGTGCGGCGGCTAAAATTTCCGCAAACATACAGGCGGGGGTTGTCATCGTTATGGGAGAAGTGGAAGGAAGAATCGAAGCCAAGGAAAAGTGCGAAATTAGAATTGGCAGCCACGTCAAAGGAGAAGTTTTTACCCCGAGCATTTATATCGAAGAGGGCGCGGTTTTTGAGGGCGAATGCCATATGACTGGAGAAGAAAGTCAGGTAGAAGGCCGATTGGCGTCTGCCACAGAACCCTCCTGA
- a CDS encoding carbon-nitrogen hydrolase → MKFNVGLAQVGPTLGNLEANQKIINAEVKKAIKRGVDLLVFPELSVTGYFLKDIVPEVALQKNSPLFKEIAAMSKDISIVVGFVEESSRHGFYNVAGYFEDGKLLHMHRKLYLPTYGLFDEARYVGAGKQVRAFDTRFGRAAMLICEDVWHPSLAYIASQDGADFLIVPSSSPARGVKKQNGGKSSLAIERVWNSLNRSHAAAFNQFVFFCNRVGYEDGISFWGGSEIISPTGELLVAAPRWKPKLLTAEINTADIRRARIATPTLRDEDLDLTIKELRRIQAAR, encoded by the coding sequence ATGAAGTTCAATGTCGGTTTGGCTCAAGTGGGCCCAACGCTCGGTAATCTTGAAGCTAATCAAAAAATCATAAATGCAGAAGTTAAAAAGGCAATAAAGCGTGGGGTAGATCTGTTGGTTTTCCCTGAGCTGTCTGTGACAGGTTATTTTCTTAAAGATATTGTTCCGGAGGTGGCGCTTCAAAAAAACTCTCCGTTATTTAAAGAAATTGCCGCGATGAGCAAGGATATTTCAATCGTTGTTGGTTTCGTGGAAGAGTCATCAAGACATGGATTTTACAATGTCGCCGGATATTTCGAGGACGGGAAACTTCTCCATATGCATAGAAAGCTTTATCTGCCTACTTATGGTCTTTTTGATGAGGCAAGATATGTTGGCGCGGGAAAACAGGTACGTGCCTTCGACACTCGTTTTGGTAGGGCGGCAATGTTGATTTGTGAGGACGTATGGCATCCGAGCCTGGCTTATATCGCATCACAGGACGGCGCTGATTTTCTTATCGTTCCCTCGTCGAGCCCGGCTCGGGGAGTAAAAAAACAAAATGGTGGTAAATCAAGTCTGGCCATAGAGCGGGTGTGGAATTCGCTGAACCGCTCTCATGCGGCGGCGTTTAACCAATTTGTTTTCTTTTGCAACCGTGTGGGTTATGAGGACGGAATAAGTTTCTGGGGAGGCTCAGAGATTATCTCCCCCACGGGAGAATTGCTGGTGGCTGCGCCTAGGTGGAAGCCAAAGCTGCTCACAGCTGAAATCAATACAGCGGATATCCGCCGAGCTAGAATTGCAACACCCACTCTGCGCGATGAGGATCTTGACCTCACCATCAAGGAGCTCAGGCGTATCCAGGCTGCCCGCTAA
- a CDS encoding DNA adenine methylase, with protein sequence MSDTARVTPKARVRPFLKWAGGKGRLLAQFEPLLPDKIEDYHEPFLGSGAVFFHLRERISGRAYLSDRIEDLVSTFGTVRDNVEGLIRHLGRHVYESEHYYRVRAQNPARLSPASLAARFIYLNRTGFNGLYRVNKSGRFNVPFGRYTNPTICNAPGLRAASAALAGADLARRGFAELPDWVEPGDFVYLDPPYQPLSKTASFTAYTAGGFGENEQRHLAEICRGLDKLGARFMLSNSDTPLIREIYKGFDIQKVLAARAINATASKRGKVSEVVVRNYT encoded by the coding sequence ATGTCAGACACCGCCCGTGTTACACCAAAAGCCCGTGTGCGCCCGTTTCTCAAGTGGGCTGGCGGCAAAGGCAGGCTTCTCGCGCAGTTTGAGCCCCTCCTCCCAGATAAAATCGAAGACTATCATGAACCCTTTCTCGGAAGCGGCGCCGTGTTTTTTCACCTCCGGGAGCGGATCTCAGGCCGGGCCTATCTTTCGGACAGGATTGAAGATCTTGTCTCCACCTTCGGGACTGTCCGCGATAATGTTGAAGGCCTTATCCGCCACCTCGGCCGCCATGTCTACGAGAGCGAGCATTACTACCGCGTCCGTGCCCAGAACCCGGCCCGCCTCTCGCCCGCCAGTCTCGCCGCGCGCTTCATCTACCTAAACCGCACCGGCTTCAACGGCCTCTACCGGGTAAACAAGAGCGGGCGCTTCAACGTTCCCTTTGGCCGCTATACCAACCCGACCATTTGCAATGCCCCTGGTCTTCGTGCCGCTTCCGCCGCGCTGGCTGGCGCCGACCTTGCCCGGCGAGGTTTCGCCGAGCTTCCAGATTGGGTAGAGCCCGGCGATTTCGTCTACCTCGATCCGCCCTATCAGCCCCTATCAAAAACAGCGAGCTTCACCGCCTACACCGCAGGCGGATTCGGCGAGAATGAGCAGCGCCACCTCGCCGAAATTTGCCGCGGGCTAGATAAACTGGGCGCCCGGTTCATGCTCTCGAACTCAGACACCCCGCTTATCCGCGAAATTTATAAAGGTTTTGACATCCAAAAAGTCCTCGCCGCTCGCGCTATCAACGCCACAGCCTCAAAACGCGGCAAGGTCTCAGAAGTGGTCGTGCGCAACTACACTTAG
- a CDS encoding Fic family protein, whose product MKYQPPADWIKYDFKAIANELVDAKAAVSSVGTVPYQRSWVESLQEMELKREVAGTSRIEGADFTEGELNEALKEESEKELFTRSQKQASAALSAYRWIAKIPDDRPIDTDLILEIHRLIVTGADDDHCPPGEIRGRDQNVLFGRPQHRGAEGGDECAGALNRLGEAIQRDFQDHDPLIQALAAHYHVAALHPFLDGNGRTARALEALMLQRAGLRDTSFIAMSNYYYDEKNLYLNALNEVWENGYDLTAFLKLGLRGIYRQSQRLLVEIQRHISKELYRNLMYDLFTRLKTPRKRVIAERQLEILTLLLEVDDMTLGEIFSRTRGRYGHLKNPRSALIRDLIELIHLKAIGFDDKSDGGAKVFVRLEWPTEITETQFFESLKTLPKSKSHPLPR is encoded by the coding sequence ATGAAATATCAACCGCCCGCTGACTGGATAAAATACGATTTCAAGGCTATCGCCAATGAATTGGTGGATGCCAAGGCCGCAGTTTCTTCGGTTGGGACGGTTCCCTATCAGCGGAGTTGGGTTGAATCTCTCCAAGAGATGGAGCTTAAGCGCGAAGTCGCCGGAACCTCTCGAATTGAGGGCGCGGATTTTACTGAAGGCGAGCTTAACGAAGCCCTAAAGGAAGAATCAGAAAAAGAACTTTTTACCCGCTCGCAAAAGCAGGCGAGTGCTGCGTTAAGTGCTTACCGCTGGATAGCCAAAATTCCCGATGACCGCCCCATTGACACCGATCTGATTCTTGAAATTCATCGACTTATTGTTACGGGTGCGGATGACGATCACTGCCCTCCTGGTGAAATCAGAGGGCGCGATCAGAATGTTTTATTTGGAAGACCGCAACACCGGGGGGCTGAAGGCGGCGATGAGTGTGCTGGAGCGCTCAACCGGCTCGGAGAGGCAATCCAAAGAGATTTTCAGGACCACGATCCGCTCATCCAAGCCCTTGCTGCACACTACCACGTGGCGGCGCTGCACCCTTTCCTTGACGGGAACGGTCGCACAGCCAGAGCGCTAGAGGCGCTTATGCTTCAACGTGCGGGCCTTCGTGACACGTCATTTATTGCGATGTCGAATTATTATTACGACGAAAAAAACCTGTATTTGAACGCTCTGAATGAGGTCTGGGAAAATGGTTATGATTTAACGGCCTTTTTAAAGTTAGGGCTAAGGGGAATCTACCGCCAAAGCCAAAGGCTGCTTGTGGAGATTCAGCGCCACATATCTAAAGAATTATACCGAAACCTCATGTACGATCTTTTTACAAGATTGAAAACTCCACGCAAGAGGGTTATTGCCGAACGTCAACTGGAAATACTCACCCTGCTATTGGAAGTAGACGACATGACCCTTGGGGAAATATTTTCTAGAACAAGAGGAAGGTATGGGCATTTAAAGAATCCGCGTAGCGCATTAATCAGAGACCTCATTGAGCTGATTCACCTAAAAGCAATTGGTTTTGATGACAAATCGGATGGCGGGGCAAAGGTTTTTGTAAGGCTGGAGTGGCCGACTGAAATCACGGAGACTCAATTTTTTGAGAGCTTAAAGACGTTGCCTAAAAGCAAATCCCACCCGCTTCCTCGCTAA
- a CDS encoding VOC family protein — protein MPPELKGLQHIGLKVRDIEASLKFYTEVMGFHVNEHLRYDPPRNIYAAQNFISCTGYHHVINLSMLTPENQPDSAAPVENSRNSPTLGLHHMAFEIENKEVFEEWEAHILANGIEFTGGPVVHSPTHPDGDGLWGENRAMYFSDPDGNSIELFCDMGIVENGIFDAEQHAARIKSDGYDPKDVDLPTVTL, from the coding sequence ATGCCACCTGAGTTAAAAGGACTTCAACACATCGGCCTCAAAGTGCGCGACATTGAGGCCTCGCTTAAGTTCTACACCGAGGTGATGGGTTTTCACGTTAACGAGCACCTGCGCTATGACCCGCCGCGGAACATTTATGCGGCACAAAATTTTATCTCTTGCACGGGCTATCATCACGTCATCAATCTCTCGATGCTCACCCCCGAGAACCAGCCAGATTCCGCTGCGCCGGTCGAAAATTCGCGCAACTCCCCGACCTTAGGGCTTCATCACATGGCCTTCGAGATTGAAAACAAAGAAGTGTTCGAGGAGTGGGAGGCCCACATCCTCGCCAACGGAATCGAATTCACGGGGGGCCCGGTCGTTCACAGCCCGACCCACCCGGACGGCGACGGCCTTTGGGGCGAGAATCGAGCGATGTATTTTAGCGATCCGGACGGCAACAGCATCGAGCTGTTCTGTGACATGGGCATCGTTGAGAATGGAATTTTTGACGCCGAACAACACGCCGCCCGGATTAAAAGCGATGGCTACGACCCAAAAGACGTGGATTTGCCGACGGTGACTTTGTAG
- a CDS encoding cupin domain-containing protein, translated as MPLVGNINDLKWTYDPVAAAKTSSPILINTPHLEVRTLVLKPGQRPPYHRHHPEMDEGYLIQQGLGMMKIDGEAFEVRAGDILLGKRGGYHDMENIGDEDLIEFNFRGGNMPSGMILPEADDARPAEDISGTPGSRYILRNIFDEAPAGVSSNEAKQGTPEVFKTPYLELFAFTRKSGDNNGAHTHQTEMDEAAYLVRGSGKMRFHIDGESIEAGEGDLIHIPGGSRHHVERMSDGALIVLNMRGGKLPSITNWE; from the coding sequence ATGCCTCTCGTCGGAAATATCAACGATCTTAAATGGACCTACGATCCAGTGGCCGCTGCAAAAACCAGCTCGCCAATTCTAATCAACACGCCGCACCTAGAAGTGCGCACCCTTGTCCTAAAGCCCGGGCAGCGCCCGCCCTACCACCGGCACCACCCGGAAATGGACGAGGGCTACCTCATCCAGCAGGGCCTCGGGATGATGAAAATAGACGGCGAGGCGTTCGAGGTCCGGGCCGGAGACATTCTCTTAGGCAAACGTGGCGGCTATCACGACATGGAAAACATCGGGGATGAGGACCTCATCGAATTCAACTTCCGGGGCGGTAATATGCCCTCGGGCATGATCTTGCCGGAGGCTGACGACGCGCGCCCGGCAGAGGATATTTCCGGTACGCCGGGGAGTCGCTATATTCTCAGAAATATTTTCGACGAGGCACCCGCAGGGGTTTCCTCCAACGAGGCCAAACAAGGCACACCTGAGGTTTTCAAAACACCCTATCTAGAGCTATTCGCCTTTACTCGCAAGAGCGGAGACAATAACGGAGCCCACACCCACCAGACAGAGATGGACGAGGCGGCCTATCTAGTTCGGGGGAGCGGGAAAATGCGTTTTCACATCGATGGCGAGTCCATCGAGGCGGGCGAGGGCGATCTTATTCACATACCGGGCGGCTCGCGCCACCATGTCGAGCGGATGTCAGATGGGGCGCTGATCGTCTTAAATATGCGGGGCGGCAAACTCCCCTCTATCACTAACTGGGAATAA
- a CDS encoding NAD+ synthase — translation MAELELDARLVTELLVGFVRDEVRKVGVGKIVLGLSGGIDSAIAAYIAALAMGPENVKGICMPYKLSNPQSEADAREVAKGCGITFERMEITPQVDAYFDQHPDAPNLRRGNKMARERMTILYDQSAAEGALVLGTSNKTELLLGYGTLFGDMASAINPIGDLFKTQVRQISRHVGVPSGVIDKPPSADLWVGQTDEEELGLTYEEVDAVLHYLIDHRYDRQEILEVGFGAEIVDGILRLIQRSQYKRRLPLIAKVSQRTIDRDFRYARDWGV, via the coding sequence TTGGCTGAGCTTGAGCTGGACGCCCGCCTGGTCACAGAGCTGTTGGTTGGATTTGTCCGCGACGAGGTGCGCAAGGTTGGGGTGGGCAAAATTGTCCTCGGTCTCTCGGGTGGGATAGACAGCGCCATTGCCGCTTATATCGCGGCGCTGGCGATGGGACCCGAGAACGTCAAGGGCATCTGCATGCCCTATAAGCTATCAAACCCTCAGAGCGAAGCGGATGCCCGAGAAGTTGCCAAGGGATGCGGAATCACCTTTGAGCGGATGGAGATTACCCCCCAGGTAGATGCTTACTTCGATCAGCATCCTGATGCGCCCAACTTAAGACGCGGCAATAAGATGGCCCGCGAGCGGATGACGATTCTCTATGATCAGTCCGCTGCCGAGGGGGCGCTGGTGTTGGGAACAAGCAACAAGACTGAGCTTTTGCTGGGCTATGGGACACTTTTTGGGGATATGGCTAGCGCGATAAATCCAATCGGTGATTTATTCAAGACACAGGTGAGACAGATTTCGAGACATGTTGGCGTCCCGAGCGGGGTGATCGATAAGCCCCCTAGCGCGGACCTGTGGGTGGGGCAGACGGACGAGGAGGAGCTTGGCCTAACCTATGAAGAGGTGGACGCCGTGTTGCACTACCTAATCGATCATCGATACGACCGCCAGGAAATACTGGAGGTGGGTTTTGGGGCCGAGATTGTGGACGGCATCCTGCGGCTGATTCAGAGAAGCCAATACAAGCGTCGCCTTCCGCTTATCGCCAAGGTTAGCCAGAGGACCATTGATAGGGATTTCCGCTATGCCCGCGATTGGGGGGTGTAA
- a CDS encoding peroxiredoxin — MAKGLRPGAKAPDFRLRDGNGKMHRLLNYEGRKVVIYFYPKDDTPGCTLEAIEFNKECKKIQAKGAILLGVSPDNEVSHKKFSEELELVFPLLADPDGLVATKFGAYGEKVLFGTKFNSVYRTTFIIDEEGKVSKVFRDVSVKGHAKEVSKAL, encoded by the coding sequence ATGGCCAAGGGACTAAGGCCCGGCGCGAAAGCGCCAGATTTTCGTCTGCGAGACGGAAACGGAAAAATGCACCGCCTGTTGAACTATGAAGGTCGTAAAGTTGTCATTTATTTTTATCCAAAAGACGACACTCCGGGCTGCACACTAGAGGCCATCGAATTTAATAAGGAATGTAAGAAAATTCAGGCCAAAGGCGCCATTCTGTTAGGGGTGAGTCCTGATAACGAGGTGAGCCACAAGAAATTCAGCGAAGAGCTTGAGCTGGTCTTTCCGCTTCTTGCGGATCCCGATGGGTTGGTGGCCACCAAGTTTGGGGCATACGGCGAAAAAGTTTTGTTCGGGACCAAATTCAACAGCGTATACAGGACAACCTTTATCATTGATGAAGAAGGAAAAGTTTCAAAGGTATTTCGGGATGTTTCGGTAAAAGGCCACGCAAAGGAAGTCTCGAAGGCCCTTTAG